The DNA window GTGTGCCCAATGTTGGGCCGAGAAGGCCCCCACAAATCAGCACAACTTTGCTGTCGGGCCGCTGCTCGGCAAGTTCGGCTGCAGCTTCGATACCGGTCAAACCGCCGCCCACGATGCAGACTTGGGCGTCCCTGGGTGTTTCGTCGAGTGCTGCACTCAGCCTTTCAGCTTGCTCGAGCTCGCCGATCGGGTAACTGAATTCCACCGCGCCCGGCACGGAGGTCGGCACAGTGCCAGTGCTGCCCACGGCGTAGATCAGATAGTCGTACGGGACGCTCGCGCCGGACTGCAATTCGACGACCTGCCTGGGTGCATCCACCGTTTCCGCTGTATCGACGATCAGACGAACTCGCGCCCCCAGGAGTCCAGCCAGGTCGACGGTAGCTTCGCCGCTTCCGGCGACCAATTCGTGGAGACGTACACGTTCGACGAATTCCGGGCGTGGATTGATGACACTGATGTCGATCGAGGAATTCTGTTGTAACCGGTTGGCTGCCAGTGCTCCCGCGTATCCGCCACCGAGCACTACAACTCGAACTCGCTCGTCCAACCGATCTGGCACAGTGTTGTTCGTCATCGGAAGCCTCCTGATTGTGGGTTGTCGAACGGAAGACAACGCAGCACGCCGTTTTGTGACGGGTGAAAGCACGTCTGAGACTGATGTCACTCGTGCTCGATGCTTCGGCGTCCTGACCCAGAACACCCATTTTCCGATTAGGATAGCCACACCATATTTCCCAGGAGGCTTGATGAACCCCGCTATCACCCGTAGATCCATGTTGTCCTTGACCTTCGCGACTGTGGCCGGACTCGCCGTGACCGCCTGCGCCGGAGCGGATGAAAGTGATGGCTCCGCAGGCACTCTCGCTTCGGGGAGCAACGTCGAGCCAAATGCGTTCCCTGTGACGATCGACCACAAATTCGGGTCGACGACCATTGACAATGCGCCGACTCGGATCGCAGCGGTGGGTATCGGTGATGCCGATGTTCTGTTGTCCTTGGGAGTCACACCGGTGCTCGTGCCGGTCTGGAACGGATCGACCGACGACGGGATCGGTGTGTGGGCAGAGTCGGCCCTCACAGGTGGCGAACCCGTATCGCTCGCGAACGCCACCACCGACTTCGACATCGAAACCATCGCGGCAGCGTCCCCGGATCTGATCCTCGCCGTCAACAACGCAATCGACGAAGAAACGTACCAGCAGCTCAGTGCCATTGCGCCGACGGTTCTGCACGCTGCAGACCAAGTGGATTGGGTTCTGCCGTGGCAGGAGGTCACCACGAGAATCGGTACCGCCGTCGGATTGCCTGCCGCAGGGCAGAACGAAGTGCGAGATGTCGAAGCATTGATAGCTCGAACCCGCGCAGAAAACCCGCAGTTCGTCGGCAAGTCGGCGGCTCTTGTTATTCGGTGGAGTGACGGCAACCTCAGGGCGTTCAGTCCGGAATCGGCACGCGCGCAACTACTGACTGCACTCGGATTCACGCCACCACCGGCCCTGGCCGACCGGTTCGCGGGCAAGCTCAACACTGAACTGTCCGCCGAGAACTACAGCCTGCTCGAGGCCGACTACCTCTTGTTCGACAACTACGAACGTTCGCGCTCGGATATGGAGCAGCAATCCACCTTCGCCTCGATGGAGGTCGTGCGCACCGGTGGCCTGATTGCGCTCGACCCGATCGTCAGCGACGCAGTCTCGATGCCCAACCCGTTGACTATCCCGTTCGTGTTGTCGCAGTTCGTCGATCAGATCAACCAGGCCGAGGCAGCCAGGGATCGTTAGTTCGCGACCAGTACCAAAGCAGCAACGCTGCAACGGCAGTGACAGCGGCAGTAGCCAGCCAGGGTGCTGCCGCTGACGCTGCGTGATCGTAGAGCAACCCGGTCCCAGCGCCCGCGCCGAGCGCAAGGGTTCCGCCGATCGTGTTGAGCATTCCGAAGTGCGCTCCCAAGTGTCGTTCGCGCGCAAGAACCGCAAGGGCGTCGCGCATCGTCGGGACCATCAACATCTGACCGAGGTACAGCACGGCGAGCCACCCCGACAACACAAGATACGAAACAACTGCTGTGGGGTTCCCGAATGCGAAGGGGACTGCGGGGATCACGAAGGACATCGCCATCAGCGTCAAACCCCCTACGATCGCCGTTCGTCGACCGATCCGGTTGGCAGCTCGAAGCATCGGTCGCTGTCCAGCAATGACCAACACTGCGGCGCCTCCGTAGAACCACCCCAGCGCACTCTGTGATCCGACGGTGCGATCGAGGTGTTCGGGCAGCATGAGATAGACCTGTGCCAAGGCTACGAATTGCATGCTGCACAGCGCAGCGAACATCATGAACGCGCGATTCTTCGCAACCGTCGTCCATACCTCGGGCAACGCCACCGTCGCCGCCGTGGCATCTCTGGCGGGGAAGAGCAAGTAGAAGCAAACCCACAGCCCCGCGAAGAGCAAGGCTGCGGCAGC is part of the Rhodococcus sovatensis genome and encodes:
- a CDS encoding MFS transporter, translating into MHSDTDGDRHNRASRLRDVPAVVKLLLASMALFNVGFYLVVPYLAVHLSDTLGFSAAMVGIVLGLRTFSQQGMFFLGGSIGDRLGRRPVILCGISIRIIGFVILTVADASAAVVLGVLLIGFAAALFAPAVESANAEFGRELEQSGVMRRTELFGWEQMSSRLGTVIGPVLGAVLLMFPFAVSAAAAALLFAGLWVCFYLLFPARDATAATVALPEVWTTVAKNRAFMMFAALCSMQFVALAQVYLMLPEHLDRTVGSQSALGWFYGGAAVLVIAGQRPMLRAANRIGRRTAIVGGLTLMAMSFVIPAVPFAFGNPTAVVSYLVLSGWLAVLYLGQMLMVPTMRDALAVLARERHLGAHFGMLNTIGGTLALGAGAGTGLLYDHAASAAAPWLATAAVTAVAALLLWYWSRTNDPWLPRPG
- a CDS encoding ABC transporter substrate-binding protein, encoding MNPAITRRSMLSLTFATVAGLAVTACAGADESDGSAGTLASGSNVEPNAFPVTIDHKFGSTTIDNAPTRIAAVGIGDADVLLSLGVTPVLVPVWNGSTDDGIGVWAESALTGGEPVSLANATTDFDIETIAAASPDLILAVNNAIDEETYQQLSAIAPTVLHAADQVDWVLPWQEVTTRIGTAVGLPAAGQNEVRDVEALIARTRAENPQFVGKSAALVIRWSDGNLRAFSPESARAQLLTALGFTPPPALADRFAGKLNTELSAENYSLLEADYLLFDNYERSRSDMEQQSTFASMEVVRTGGLIALDPIVSDAVSMPNPLTIPFVLSQFVDQINQAEAARDR